The Lemur catta isolate mLemCat1 chromosome 8, mLemCat1.pri, whole genome shotgun sequence genome has a segment encoding these proteins:
- the ARL6IP6 gene encoding ADP-ribosylation factor-like protein 6-interacting protein 6: MSFVESGSRLAPRRRRLDAPAPFARPACFAFAQGDGWGEGEVDEEEGCDQVARDLRAEFSAGASSEPRSRSLLLSDGAGSPVLPDKRNGIFPAAAGVRAQPRRWPVQVLSILCSLLFAILLAFLLAIAYLIVKELHAENSKNEDDLDTGLLGFWTLLIISLTAGFSCCSFSWTVTYFDSFEPGMFPPTPLSPARFKKLTGHSFHMGYSMAILNGIVAALTVAWCLM; encoded by the exons ATGTCGTTCGTGGAGAGCGGGAGTCGCTTGGCTCCGCGGCGCCGCCGCCTCGACGCCCCAGCCCCTTTCGCTCGGCCTGCGTGTTTCGCCTTCGCTCAGGGGGACGGTTGGGGTGAAGGCGAAGTAGACGAGGAGGAGGGATGCGACCAAGTGGCCCGCGACTTGCGGGCGGAGTTCTCGGCTGGGGCCTCGTCGGAGCCCAGAAGTCGCTCGCTGCTCCTTTCGGATGGGGCTGGGTCGCCGGTCCTGCCGGATAAGCGCAATGGCATCTTCCCGGCGGCTGCGGGCGTCCGAGCCCAGCCCCGGCGGTGGCCGGTCCAGGTCCTCTCTATTCTTTGTTCGCTGCTCTTCGCCATTCTTCTGGCCTTCCTCCTCGCCATCGCCTATCTGATCGTTAAAG AGTTGCATGCTGAGAATTCGAAAAACGAAGATGATCTAGACACTGGGCTATTAG GGTTCTGGACTCTGCTTATAATATCCCTAACTGCTGGATTCTCCTGTTGCAGCTTTTCTTGGACAGTGActtattttgattcttttgaaCCAGGAATGTTTCCCCCTACTCCTCTTTCACCTGCCAGGTTCAA gAAACTGACTGGACATTCTTTCCACATGGGCTATAGCATGGCAATTTTGAATGGCATTGTAGCTGCCCTTACTGTAGCATGGTGCCTCATGTAA